The nucleotide sequence CGTCCACCTTTCCCTTGCCTGCCTTCAAAATTTCGATTACTGGTCGACGCACATCGTTCACCCGGTTGTAGAATGTCGTCATTCATTGCGAGACACATTGAGCAGCCGGGTTCTCTCCATTCAAAACCTGCTTCGACAAAAACATGATGAAGCCCTTCCTCTTCAGCCTGATTCTTCACAAGCCCACTCCCAGGCACAATCATCGCGTGAACCTTAGGATTGACCTTGTGCCCCCTCACAAAGTCTGCAACATTGCGGAGGTCCTCAATTCGAGAGTTCGTGCATGAACCAATGAAAACTCGATCAATGTTGATTTCAGCGATCGGAGTATTTGGTTTGAGATCCATGTAAGCCAAAGCGCGTTCGATGGCTCTTCGTTGGTTGGTACCTTCAATTTGCTGAGGATCTGGAACTTGCCCATGAATGTCTGTGACCATGCCAGGGTTCGTGCCCCAGGTCACTTGTGGAAGGATATCTTCAGCTGTTAAAATCACTACTTTGTCGTATGTAGCTCCTTCGTCTGAAGCCAGCTGTTTCCAAAAGTTAACCGCTTGCTCAAATTCATTGCCTTTGGGAGCGTAGGGACGATTTACCAAGTATTCGAAGGTTCTCTCATCAGGAGCAACCATTCCAGCTCTAGCACCTGCTTCAATGCTCATATTGCAGAGTGTCATCCTACCTTCCATCGAAAGTGCACGAATCGCCTCACCACAGTACTCTAGTACATAGCCAGTTCCTCCGGCAGTGCCAATCTTCCCGATAATCGCCAGTATGATGTCCTTGGCTCCCACTTTATTTGGCAGAGAACCACGAACTTCAATTTTCATGGTCTTTGGTTTCTGCTGCTGCAAAGTTTGCGTTGCGAGCACATGCTCTACTTCGCTCGTCCCAATCCCGAATGCTAGTGCTCCAAAAGCTCCGTGAGTAGCTGTATGCGAGTCTCCACAGACAATTGTGGAACCAGGTAAGGTCAGTCCCTGTTCAGGGCCTACCACATGTACGATACCTTGCCGCTCATCACCCAAGTCAAAAAGTGTGATGCCAAATTCCTTACAATTCTGTCTTAATGTTTCTACTTGTTTGGCAGATATGGGATCGGCAATTGGCTTATCTCTGTCCTTGGTTGGAACATTGTGATCTGGAACGGCGTAGGTCGCTCCAGTACAACGGATGGGTCGTCCCGCCATCTTAAGTCCCTCAAAAGCTTGAGGTGAGGTGACTTCATGGACCAAGTGACGATCAATATAGAGGATATTATTGCCATCTTGTTCGGTGATGACATGAGAATTCCAAATCTTTTCAAACATGGTCTGCGCCATGGTCCCTCTTGCTTGGTTAATACGAGTGGTTGAGCTTGGCAGAACCAAGAATTCTATCTAAAGAGTTATTGATTGAGGAAAGTCAAAAAAACCTAATATTATTGGTGAAAATACCGTGAGTCAAGTGATCAGCCGACTGTGTGTTTTATCTCAACGCGATTGAGATGTAGCTGGAGTAGTGAGTGGATCGATCTGAGTTGATTCCAGATTGGCTGGTGAGTATAGTCTCAGCGCACGAATCAGCCTTCCTTCCTGTCTCATTAAGACTTCTCCGAGGTCAGTCAGTTGAACTCCCATCTTCTTTTCAAAGACTCGACTAGAGTGATCACAGTCATAGAGAGCACAAACGAAGAGGAAAGCTGACTTCTTCACTTCCTCTCTTGGAGACCATAGATTTCTCTCAGTCTTTTCCAAGCTGTGTGGCCATGGATGGTTTGGGAAATAGAAACTAATAGCGCTGCTTAGTTGGTATTCTCTGCTGACAATGTATTGAGGATCACCCAATCCCTTTGCCACCAGTAATTTCCTCATTTCATCAACAGTTTCTGGCCACTGAAGAAACTGATTGAATCGATTGCTGAAAGTGTCGTGGCTGACCTTTTTAAGTTGGTCACCATAAGCCTTAATTTCAGAATCTGTGAGATGTTTGCTTAGGAATTCCTCAAAAGCTTCAAAGCTGTAGAGCCTTTCGTGATGTGCTTCCAGCTTGTTGATCACTTCCTCAGGGACACCATCACTAATCAGAAGTTTTGGACTGTCTAGTTCGTGAGCCTCCCATTCATAAAGTGGATCATAAGTGTTAACTACGGCTGCTGTGATCAAGCCGGCATTGATGAATAATGCTGCTCCAACCAAGGCCAACCTATATTTTTTCCAATGAATTGAGAGTACTTGGCCCAGAAGAATAGATAAGCCAAGGTAAAAGAGGTTGGTCCAGTGTGGGTCTGCGATCGATCCTCTTAGACTCATGATGGTGAAGAAGAAAAGTGGATACAGTGAGAGCACTAAAATGACGGATTCAGGGTGCTGACCTGAACGAAAACGATCTTTCAAGCTTGTTAATCCCAGCCAACCCACCGTTGCCCAGAGTGGTGAAAACAAAAGTATATGGCCAATCAAAAAATGAAATGTGTTTTCACCAAATTCTTCACCACCCATTCCCCTGCCAAATTGAAAACGGAAAGAGATCCACTCATGAGCGGCATTCCAAAAAATCACTGGAGAGAAGATCGTGAGTGAAATCACTCCAGCCATGTAGAGCCAGGGTGATTTCAAAATGTCTCGGGCGTCTCGATAGATCAAAGCATGAAAGAAAAGTCCGATATAAAAGAGAAGCATGATGAACTTGGATAAGGCTCCAAGCCCACAGACAATTCCTATAAAAATGAGCCACCGAGGATGAGGTTCTAGGTGATAGCGGACAAGCAGCATTAGTGCTATAACCCAACAAAATACAAAGGGCTGGGTGATGTGAAGAAAGACAGTTCCCAATGTAAAGTAGGGCATTGAACTCAACACAAGTAGAGTAAAGAGAGCTGCCCTGGCGTGGAAAATGGAGAGTGCCAAGCGATAGATCAAGTAAAGAATAGCTAAATTTACAAGTTGAGCTCCGATTTCTAGGGTGGTCTCGTGATGTCCACCGAAGGTGGTAATGATGCGCATCAGAAAAGCCACCATCGGAGGGTGCTCGTAGTAGGAAGCACTCAAAAAACGTGACCACACCCAATGGTCCAGCATATCCGGATGCGGGTTCAGAAATTGGTTCAGAACCAGAAATATAAGAAAATTCAGCGCAAGTAGGGCGAGTGCGGATAGATGAGTTCGCATGCTTCGGAGTTACACCATTAGATGGTTTGTTGTCGGGTGTTGACTGTTAGTCAAAGTCTCCAACCCATTACGAGGCCTTGGTTTTGCGCTTTTGACGAGGAGGTGGGGCTTCTGAGATAATTTGCTCGCAGGTGATCTTGTCTAGTGATTCAGTATCAGTGTTTTTTGGGATTTTGAAATTCTTCTT is from SAR324 cluster bacterium and encodes:
- a CDS encoding glycosyltransferase family 39 protein, with translation MRTHLSALALLALNFLIFLVLNQFLNPHPDMLDHWVWSRFLSASYYEHPPMVAFLMRIITTFGGHHETTLEIGAQLVNLAILYLIYRLALSIFHARAALFTLLVLSSMPYFTLGTVFLHITQPFVFCWVIALMLLVRYHLEPHPRWLIFIGIVCGLGALSKFIMLLFYIGLFFHALIYRDARDILKSPWLYMAGVISLTIFSPVIFWNAAHEWISFRFQFGRGMGGEEFGENTFHFLIGHILLFSPLWATVGWLGLTSLKDRFRSGQHPESVILVLSLYPLFFFTIMSLRGSIADPHWTNLFYLGLSILLGQVLSIHWKKYRLALVGAALFINAGLITAAVVNTYDPLYEWEAHELDSPKLLISDGVPEEVINKLEAHHERLYSFEAFEEFLSKHLTDSEIKAYGDQLKKVSHDTFSNRFNQFLQWPETVDEMRKLLVAKGLGDPQYIVSREYQLSSAISFYFPNHPWPHSLEKTERNLWSPREEVKKSAFLFVCALYDCDHSSRVFEKKMGVQLTDLGEVLMRQEGRLIRALRLYSPANLESTQIDPLTTPATSQSR
- the leuC gene encoding 3-isopropylmalate dehydratase large subunit, whose protein sequence is MAQTMFEKIWNSHVITEQDGNNILYIDRHLVHEVTSPQAFEGLKMAGRPIRCTGATYAVPDHNVPTKDRDKPIADPISAKQVETLRQNCKEFGITLFDLGDERQGIVHVVGPEQGLTLPGSTIVCGDSHTATHGAFGALAFGIGTSEVEHVLATQTLQQQKPKTMKIEVRGSLPNKVGAKDIILAIIGKIGTAGGTGYVLEYCGEAIRALSMEGRMTLCNMSIEAGARAGMVAPDERTFEYLVNRPYAPKGNEFEQAVNFWKQLASDEGATYDKVVILTAEDILPQVTWGTNPGMVTDIHGQVPDPQQIEGTNQRRAIERALAYMDLKPNTPIAEINIDRVFIGSCTNSRIEDLRNVADFVRGHKVNPKVHAMIVPGSGLVKNQAEEEGLHHVFVEAGFEWREPGCSMCLAMNDDILQPGERCASTSNRNFEGRQGKGGRTHLVSPVMAAAAAITGHFTDPRTL